In one Mustela lutreola isolate mMusLut2 chromosome 8, mMusLut2.pri, whole genome shotgun sequence genomic region, the following are encoded:
- the IKZF4 gene encoding zinc finger protein Eos isoform X4, with product MDIEDCNGRSYMSGSGDSSLEKEFLGAPVGPSVSTPNSQHSSPSRSLSANSIKVEMYSDEESSRLLGPDERLLEKDDSVIVEDSLSEPLGYCDGSGPEPHSPGGIRLPNGKLKCDVCGMVCIGPNVLMVHKRSHTGERPFHCNQCGASFTQKGNLLRHIKLHSGEKPFKCPFCNYACRRRDALTGHLRTHSVSSPTVGKPYKCNYCGRSYKQQSTLEEHKERCHNYLQSLSTEAQALVGQPGDEIRDLEMVPDSMLHSSSERPTFIDRLANSLTKRKRSTPQKFVGEKQMRFSLSDIPYDVNSGGYEKDVELVAHHGLEPGFGGSLAFVGAEHLRPLRLPPTNCISELTPVISSVYTQMQPLPGRLELPGSREAGEGPEDLADGGPLLYRARGPLTDPGASPSNGCQDSTDTESNHEDRVGGVVSLPQGPPPQPPPTIVVGRPSPAYAKEDPKPQEGLLRGTPGPSKEVLRVVGESGEPVKAFKCEHCRILFLDHVMFTIHMGCHGFRDPFECNICGYHSQDRYEFSSHIVRGEHKVG from the exons ATGGACATAGAAGACTGCAATGGCCGCTCCTATATGTCTG GTAGCGGGGACTCATCTCTGGAGAAGGAGTTCCTCGGGGCCCCAGTGGGGCCCTCGGTGAGCACCCCCAACAGCCAGCACTCTTCTCCCAGCCGCTCACTCAGTG CCAACTCCATCAAGGTGGAGATGTACAGCGATGAGGAGTCAAGCAGACTGCTGGGGCCAGATGAGCGGCTCCTCGAAAAGGATGACAGTGTGATCGTGGAAGACTCGTTGTCAGAGCCCCTGGGCTACTGTGATGGAAGTGGGCCAGAGCCTCACTCCCCAGGGGGCATCCGGCTGCCCAACGGCAAACTCAAATGCGACGTCTGCGGCATGGTCTGTATTGGACCCAATGTGCTCATGGTGCATAAGCGCAGCCACACGG GTGAAAGGCCGTTCCACTGCAACCAGTGTGGTGCCTCCTTCACCCAGAAGGGGAACCTTCTGCGCCACATCAAGCTGCACTCCGGGGAGAAGCCTTTCAAATGTCCCTTCTGTAACTATGCTTGTCGCCGGCGTGACGCGCTCACCGGCCACCTCCGTACACACTCGG TCTCCTCTCCCACAGTGGGCAAGCCCTACAAGTGTAACTACTGTGGCCGGAGCTACAAACAGCAGAGTACTCTGGAGGAGCACAAAGAGCGGTGCCACAACTACCTACAGAGTCTCAGCACTGAAGCCCAAGCTCTGGTGGGCCAACCAG GTGATGAGATCCGTGACCTGGAGATGGTGCCAGACTCCATGCTGCACTCATCCTCTGAGCGGCCAACTTTCATTGATCGGCTGGCCAACAGCCTCACCAAACGCAAGCGCTCCACCCCCCAGAAGTTTGTAG GTGAAAAGCAGATGCGCTTCAGCCTCTCAGACATCCCCTACGATGTGAACTCGGGTGGCTATGAGAAGGATGTGGAGTTGGTGGCACATCATGGCCTAGAGCCCGGCTTTGGAGGTTCCCTGGCCTTTGTGGGAGCAGAGCATCTGCGTCCCCTCCGCCTTCCACCTACCAACTGCATCTCGGAACTCACACCCGTCATCAGCTCTGTCTATACCCAGATGCAGCCCCTCCCTGGTCGGCTGGAGCTTCCAGGGTCCAGAGAAGCAGGTGAGGGACCCGAGGACCTGGCTGATGGAGGCCCCCTCCTCTACCGGGCCCGAGGCCCCTTGACCGACCCTGGGGCATCCCCCAGCAATGGCTGCCAGGACTCCACAGATACAGAGAGCAACCACGAAGATCGGGTTGGGGGGGTGGTATCCCTCCCTCAgggtcccccaccccagccacctcCCACCATTGTGGTGGGCCGGCCCAGTCCTGCCTACGCCAAAGAGGACCCCAAGCCGCAGGAAGGGTTACTGCGGGGCACCCCGGGCCCGTCCAAGGAAGTGCTCCGGGTGGTAGGTGAGAGCGGTGAGCCCGTGAAGGCCTTCAAGTGCGAGCACTGCCGAATCCTCTTTCTGGACCATGTCATGTTCACTATCCACATGGGCTGCCATGGCTTCAGAGACCCTTTCGAGTGTAACATCTGTGGCTACCACAGCCAGGACCGGTACGAATTCTCTTCCCACATTGTCCGGGGGGAGCACAAGGTCGGCTAG
- the IKZF4 gene encoding zinc finger protein Eos isoform X2 yields the protein MHTPPALPRRFQGGGRVRTPGSHRQGKDNLERDPSGGCVPDFLPQAQDSNHFIMESLFCESSGDSSLEKEFLGAPVGPSVSTPNSQHSSPSRSLSANSIKVEMYSDEESSRLLGPDERLLEKDDSVIVEDSLSEPLGYCDGSGPEPHSPGGIRLPNGKLKCDVCGMVCIGPNVLMVHKRSHTGERPFHCNQCGASFTQKGNLLRHIKLHSGEKPFKCPFCNYACRRRDALTGHLRTHSVGKPYKCNYCGRSYKQQSTLEEHKERCHNYLQSLSTEAQALVGQPGDEIRDLEMVPDSMLHSSSERPTFIDRLANSLTKRKRSTPQKFVGEKQMRFSLSDIPYDVNSGGYEKDVELVAHHGLEPGFGGSLAFVGAEHLRPLRLPPTNCISELTPVISSVYTQMQPLPGRLELPGSREAGEGPEDLADGGPLLYRARGPLTDPGASPSNGCQDSTDTESNHEDRVGGVVSLPQGPPPQPPPTIVVGRPSPAYAKEDPKPQEGLLRGTPGPSKEVLRVVGESGEPVKAFKCEHCRILFLDHVMFTIHMGCHGFRDPFECNICGYHSQDRYEFSSHIVRGEHKVG from the exons ATGCACACACCACCCGCACTCCCTCGCCGTTTCCAAGGCGGCGGCCGCGTTCGCACCCCAGGGTCTCACCGGCAAGGGAAGGATAAT CTGGAGAGGGATCCCTCAGGAGGGTGTGTTCCGGATTTCTTGCCTCAGGCCCAAGACTCCAACCATTTTATAATGGAATCTTTATTTTGTGAAA GTAGCGGGGACTCATCTCTGGAGAAGGAGTTCCTCGGGGCCCCAGTGGGGCCCTCGGTGAGCACCCCCAACAGCCAGCACTCTTCTCCCAGCCGCTCACTCAGTG CCAACTCCATCAAGGTGGAGATGTACAGCGATGAGGAGTCAAGCAGACTGCTGGGGCCAGATGAGCGGCTCCTCGAAAAGGATGACAGTGTGATCGTGGAAGACTCGTTGTCAGAGCCCCTGGGCTACTGTGATGGAAGTGGGCCAGAGCCTCACTCCCCAGGGGGCATCCGGCTGCCCAACGGCAAACTCAAATGCGACGTCTGCGGCATGGTCTGTATTGGACCCAATGTGCTCATGGTGCATAAGCGCAGCCACACGG GTGAAAGGCCGTTCCACTGCAACCAGTGTGGTGCCTCCTTCACCCAGAAGGGGAACCTTCTGCGCCACATCAAGCTGCACTCCGGGGAGAAGCCTTTCAAATGTCCCTTCTGTAACTATGCTTGTCGCCGGCGTGACGCGCTCACCGGCCACCTCCGTACACACTCGG TGGGCAAGCCCTACAAGTGTAACTACTGTGGCCGGAGCTACAAACAGCAGAGTACTCTGGAGGAGCACAAAGAGCGGTGCCACAACTACCTACAGAGTCTCAGCACTGAAGCCCAAGCTCTGGTGGGCCAACCAG GTGATGAGATCCGTGACCTGGAGATGGTGCCAGACTCCATGCTGCACTCATCCTCTGAGCGGCCAACTTTCATTGATCGGCTGGCCAACAGCCTCACCAAACGCAAGCGCTCCACCCCCCAGAAGTTTGTAG GTGAAAAGCAGATGCGCTTCAGCCTCTCAGACATCCCCTACGATGTGAACTCGGGTGGCTATGAGAAGGATGTGGAGTTGGTGGCACATCATGGCCTAGAGCCCGGCTTTGGAGGTTCCCTGGCCTTTGTGGGAGCAGAGCATCTGCGTCCCCTCCGCCTTCCACCTACCAACTGCATCTCGGAACTCACACCCGTCATCAGCTCTGTCTATACCCAGATGCAGCCCCTCCCTGGTCGGCTGGAGCTTCCAGGGTCCAGAGAAGCAGGTGAGGGACCCGAGGACCTGGCTGATGGAGGCCCCCTCCTCTACCGGGCCCGAGGCCCCTTGACCGACCCTGGGGCATCCCCCAGCAATGGCTGCCAGGACTCCACAGATACAGAGAGCAACCACGAAGATCGGGTTGGGGGGGTGGTATCCCTCCCTCAgggtcccccaccccagccacctcCCACCATTGTGGTGGGCCGGCCCAGTCCTGCCTACGCCAAAGAGGACCCCAAGCCGCAGGAAGGGTTACTGCGGGGCACCCCGGGCCCGTCCAAGGAAGTGCTCCGGGTGGTAGGTGAGAGCGGTGAGCCCGTGAAGGCCTTCAAGTGCGAGCACTGCCGAATCCTCTTTCTGGACCATGTCATGTTCACTATCCACATGGGCTGCCATGGCTTCAGAGACCCTTTCGAGTGTAACATCTGTGGCTACCACAGCCAGGACCGGTACGAATTCTCTTCCCACATTGTCCGGGGGGAGCACAAGGTCGGCTAG
- the IKZF4 gene encoding zinc finger protein Eos isoform X3: protein MAKQKTVEACCYSLTATYGLDLCEADSKMDIEDCNGRSYMSGSGDSSLEKEFLGAPVGPSVSTPNSQHSSPSRSLSANSIKVEMYSDEESSRLLGPDERLLEKDDSVIVEDSLSEPLGYCDGSGPEPHSPGGIRLPNGKLKCDVCGMVCIGPNVLMVHKRSHTGERPFHCNQCGASFTQKGNLLRHIKLHSGEKPFKCPFCNYACRRRDALTGHLRTHSVSSPTVGKPYKCNYCGRSYKQQSTLEEHKERCHNYLQSLSTEAQALVGQPGDEIRDLEMVPDSMLHSSSERPTFIDRLANSLTKRKRSTPQKFVGEKQMRFSLSDIPYDVNSGGYEKDVELVAHHGLEPGFGGSLAFVGAEHLRPLRLPPTNCISELTPVISSVYTQMQPLPGRLELPGSREAGEGPEDLADGGPLLYRARGPLTDPGASPSNGCQDSTDTESNHEDRVGGVVSLPQGPPPQPPPTIVVGRPSPAYAKEDPKPQEGLLRGTPGPSKEVLRVVGESGEPVKAFKCEHCRILFLDHVMFTIHMGCHGFRDPFECNICGYHSQDRYEFSSHIVRGEHKVG from the exons CAGACTCTAAGATGGACATAGAAGACTGCAATGGCCGCTCCTATATGTCTG GTAGCGGGGACTCATCTCTGGAGAAGGAGTTCCTCGGGGCCCCAGTGGGGCCCTCGGTGAGCACCCCCAACAGCCAGCACTCTTCTCCCAGCCGCTCACTCAGTG CCAACTCCATCAAGGTGGAGATGTACAGCGATGAGGAGTCAAGCAGACTGCTGGGGCCAGATGAGCGGCTCCTCGAAAAGGATGACAGTGTGATCGTGGAAGACTCGTTGTCAGAGCCCCTGGGCTACTGTGATGGAAGTGGGCCAGAGCCTCACTCCCCAGGGGGCATCCGGCTGCCCAACGGCAAACTCAAATGCGACGTCTGCGGCATGGTCTGTATTGGACCCAATGTGCTCATGGTGCATAAGCGCAGCCACACGG GTGAAAGGCCGTTCCACTGCAACCAGTGTGGTGCCTCCTTCACCCAGAAGGGGAACCTTCTGCGCCACATCAAGCTGCACTCCGGGGAGAAGCCTTTCAAATGTCCCTTCTGTAACTATGCTTGTCGCCGGCGTGACGCGCTCACCGGCCACCTCCGTACACACTCGG TCTCCTCTCCCACAGTGGGCAAGCCCTACAAGTGTAACTACTGTGGCCGGAGCTACAAACAGCAGAGTACTCTGGAGGAGCACAAAGAGCGGTGCCACAACTACCTACAGAGTCTCAGCACTGAAGCCCAAGCTCTGGTGGGCCAACCAG GTGATGAGATCCGTGACCTGGAGATGGTGCCAGACTCCATGCTGCACTCATCCTCTGAGCGGCCAACTTTCATTGATCGGCTGGCCAACAGCCTCACCAAACGCAAGCGCTCCACCCCCCAGAAGTTTGTAG GTGAAAAGCAGATGCGCTTCAGCCTCTCAGACATCCCCTACGATGTGAACTCGGGTGGCTATGAGAAGGATGTGGAGTTGGTGGCACATCATGGCCTAGAGCCCGGCTTTGGAGGTTCCCTGGCCTTTGTGGGAGCAGAGCATCTGCGTCCCCTCCGCCTTCCACCTACCAACTGCATCTCGGAACTCACACCCGTCATCAGCTCTGTCTATACCCAGATGCAGCCCCTCCCTGGTCGGCTGGAGCTTCCAGGGTCCAGAGAAGCAGGTGAGGGACCCGAGGACCTGGCTGATGGAGGCCCCCTCCTCTACCGGGCCCGAGGCCCCTTGACCGACCCTGGGGCATCCCCCAGCAATGGCTGCCAGGACTCCACAGATACAGAGAGCAACCACGAAGATCGGGTTGGGGGGGTGGTATCCCTCCCTCAgggtcccccaccccagccacctcCCACCATTGTGGTGGGCCGGCCCAGTCCTGCCTACGCCAAAGAGGACCCCAAGCCGCAGGAAGGGTTACTGCGGGGCACCCCGGGCCCGTCCAAGGAAGTGCTCCGGGTGGTAGGTGAGAGCGGTGAGCCCGTGAAGGCCTTCAAGTGCGAGCACTGCCGAATCCTCTTTCTGGACCATGTCATGTTCACTATCCACATGGGCTGCCATGGCTTCAGAGACCCTTTCGAGTGTAACATCTGTGGCTACCACAGCCAGGACCGGTACGAATTCTCTTCCCACATTGTCCGGGGGGAGCACAAGGTCGGCTAG
- the IKZF4 gene encoding zinc finger protein Eos isoform X5 yields the protein MYSDEESSRLLGPDERLLEKDDSVIVEDSLSEPLGYCDGSGPEPHSPGGIRLPNGKLKCDVCGMVCIGPNVLMVHKRSHTGERPFHCNQCGASFTQKGNLLRHIKLHSGEKPFKCPFCNYACRRRDALTGHLRTHSVSSPTVGKPYKCNYCGRSYKQQSTLEEHKERCHNYLQSLSTEAQALVGQPGDEIRDLEMVPDSMLHSSSERPTFIDRLANSLTKRKRSTPQKFVGEKQMRFSLSDIPYDVNSGGYEKDVELVAHHGLEPGFGGSLAFVGAEHLRPLRLPPTNCISELTPVISSVYTQMQPLPGRLELPGSREAGEGPEDLADGGPLLYRARGPLTDPGASPSNGCQDSTDTESNHEDRVGGVVSLPQGPPPQPPPTIVVGRPSPAYAKEDPKPQEGLLRGTPGPSKEVLRVVGESGEPVKAFKCEHCRILFLDHVMFTIHMGCHGFRDPFECNICGYHSQDRYEFSSHIVRGEHKVG from the exons ATGTACAGCGATGAGGAGTCAAGCAGACTGCTGGGGCCAGATGAGCGGCTCCTCGAAAAGGATGACAGTGTGATCGTGGAAGACTCGTTGTCAGAGCCCCTGGGCTACTGTGATGGAAGTGGGCCAGAGCCTCACTCCCCAGGGGGCATCCGGCTGCCCAACGGCAAACTCAAATGCGACGTCTGCGGCATGGTCTGTATTGGACCCAATGTGCTCATGGTGCATAAGCGCAGCCACACGG GTGAAAGGCCGTTCCACTGCAACCAGTGTGGTGCCTCCTTCACCCAGAAGGGGAACCTTCTGCGCCACATCAAGCTGCACTCCGGGGAGAAGCCTTTCAAATGTCCCTTCTGTAACTATGCTTGTCGCCGGCGTGACGCGCTCACCGGCCACCTCCGTACACACTCGG TCTCCTCTCCCACAGTGGGCAAGCCCTACAAGTGTAACTACTGTGGCCGGAGCTACAAACAGCAGAGTACTCTGGAGGAGCACAAAGAGCGGTGCCACAACTACCTACAGAGTCTCAGCACTGAAGCCCAAGCTCTGGTGGGCCAACCAG GTGATGAGATCCGTGACCTGGAGATGGTGCCAGACTCCATGCTGCACTCATCCTCTGAGCGGCCAACTTTCATTGATCGGCTGGCCAACAGCCTCACCAAACGCAAGCGCTCCACCCCCCAGAAGTTTGTAG GTGAAAAGCAGATGCGCTTCAGCCTCTCAGACATCCCCTACGATGTGAACTCGGGTGGCTATGAGAAGGATGTGGAGTTGGTGGCACATCATGGCCTAGAGCCCGGCTTTGGAGGTTCCCTGGCCTTTGTGGGAGCAGAGCATCTGCGTCCCCTCCGCCTTCCACCTACCAACTGCATCTCGGAACTCACACCCGTCATCAGCTCTGTCTATACCCAGATGCAGCCCCTCCCTGGTCGGCTGGAGCTTCCAGGGTCCAGAGAAGCAGGTGAGGGACCCGAGGACCTGGCTGATGGAGGCCCCCTCCTCTACCGGGCCCGAGGCCCCTTGACCGACCCTGGGGCATCCCCCAGCAATGGCTGCCAGGACTCCACAGATACAGAGAGCAACCACGAAGATCGGGTTGGGGGGGTGGTATCCCTCCCTCAgggtcccccaccccagccacctcCCACCATTGTGGTGGGCCGGCCCAGTCCTGCCTACGCCAAAGAGGACCCCAAGCCGCAGGAAGGGTTACTGCGGGGCACCCCGGGCCCGTCCAAGGAAGTGCTCCGGGTGGTAGGTGAGAGCGGTGAGCCCGTGAAGGCCTTCAAGTGCGAGCACTGCCGAATCCTCTTTCTGGACCATGTCATGTTCACTATCCACATGGGCTGCCATGGCTTCAGAGACCCTTTCGAGTGTAACATCTGTGGCTACCACAGCCAGGACCGGTACGAATTCTCTTCCCACATTGTCCGGGGGGAGCACAAGGTCGGCTAG
- the IKZF4 gene encoding zinc finger protein Eos isoform X1, which produces MHTPPALPRRFQGGGRVRTPGSHRQGKDNLERDPSGGCVPDFLPQAQDSNHFIMESLFCESSGDSSLEKEFLGAPVGPSVSTPNSQHSSPSRSLSANSIKVEMYSDEESSRLLGPDERLLEKDDSVIVEDSLSEPLGYCDGSGPEPHSPGGIRLPNGKLKCDVCGMVCIGPNVLMVHKRSHTGERPFHCNQCGASFTQKGNLLRHIKLHSGEKPFKCPFCNYACRRRDALTGHLRTHSVSSPTVGKPYKCNYCGRSYKQQSTLEEHKERCHNYLQSLSTEAQALVGQPGDEIRDLEMVPDSMLHSSSERPTFIDRLANSLTKRKRSTPQKFVGEKQMRFSLSDIPYDVNSGGYEKDVELVAHHGLEPGFGGSLAFVGAEHLRPLRLPPTNCISELTPVISSVYTQMQPLPGRLELPGSREAGEGPEDLADGGPLLYRARGPLTDPGASPSNGCQDSTDTESNHEDRVGGVVSLPQGPPPQPPPTIVVGRPSPAYAKEDPKPQEGLLRGTPGPSKEVLRVVGESGEPVKAFKCEHCRILFLDHVMFTIHMGCHGFRDPFECNICGYHSQDRYEFSSHIVRGEHKVG; this is translated from the exons ATGCACACACCACCCGCACTCCCTCGCCGTTTCCAAGGCGGCGGCCGCGTTCGCACCCCAGGGTCTCACCGGCAAGGGAAGGATAAT CTGGAGAGGGATCCCTCAGGAGGGTGTGTTCCGGATTTCTTGCCTCAGGCCCAAGACTCCAACCATTTTATAATGGAATCTTTATTTTGTGAAA GTAGCGGGGACTCATCTCTGGAGAAGGAGTTCCTCGGGGCCCCAGTGGGGCCCTCGGTGAGCACCCCCAACAGCCAGCACTCTTCTCCCAGCCGCTCACTCAGTG CCAACTCCATCAAGGTGGAGATGTACAGCGATGAGGAGTCAAGCAGACTGCTGGGGCCAGATGAGCGGCTCCTCGAAAAGGATGACAGTGTGATCGTGGAAGACTCGTTGTCAGAGCCCCTGGGCTACTGTGATGGAAGTGGGCCAGAGCCTCACTCCCCAGGGGGCATCCGGCTGCCCAACGGCAAACTCAAATGCGACGTCTGCGGCATGGTCTGTATTGGACCCAATGTGCTCATGGTGCATAAGCGCAGCCACACGG GTGAAAGGCCGTTCCACTGCAACCAGTGTGGTGCCTCCTTCACCCAGAAGGGGAACCTTCTGCGCCACATCAAGCTGCACTCCGGGGAGAAGCCTTTCAAATGTCCCTTCTGTAACTATGCTTGTCGCCGGCGTGACGCGCTCACCGGCCACCTCCGTACACACTCGG TCTCCTCTCCCACAGTGGGCAAGCCCTACAAGTGTAACTACTGTGGCCGGAGCTACAAACAGCAGAGTACTCTGGAGGAGCACAAAGAGCGGTGCCACAACTACCTACAGAGTCTCAGCACTGAAGCCCAAGCTCTGGTGGGCCAACCAG GTGATGAGATCCGTGACCTGGAGATGGTGCCAGACTCCATGCTGCACTCATCCTCTGAGCGGCCAACTTTCATTGATCGGCTGGCCAACAGCCTCACCAAACGCAAGCGCTCCACCCCCCAGAAGTTTGTAG GTGAAAAGCAGATGCGCTTCAGCCTCTCAGACATCCCCTACGATGTGAACTCGGGTGGCTATGAGAAGGATGTGGAGTTGGTGGCACATCATGGCCTAGAGCCCGGCTTTGGAGGTTCCCTGGCCTTTGTGGGAGCAGAGCATCTGCGTCCCCTCCGCCTTCCACCTACCAACTGCATCTCGGAACTCACACCCGTCATCAGCTCTGTCTATACCCAGATGCAGCCCCTCCCTGGTCGGCTGGAGCTTCCAGGGTCCAGAGAAGCAGGTGAGGGACCCGAGGACCTGGCTGATGGAGGCCCCCTCCTCTACCGGGCCCGAGGCCCCTTGACCGACCCTGGGGCATCCCCCAGCAATGGCTGCCAGGACTCCACAGATACAGAGAGCAACCACGAAGATCGGGTTGGGGGGGTGGTATCCCTCCCTCAgggtcccccaccccagccacctcCCACCATTGTGGTGGGCCGGCCCAGTCCTGCCTACGCCAAAGAGGACCCCAAGCCGCAGGAAGGGTTACTGCGGGGCACCCCGGGCCCGTCCAAGGAAGTGCTCCGGGTGGTAGGTGAGAGCGGTGAGCCCGTGAAGGCCTTCAAGTGCGAGCACTGCCGAATCCTCTTTCTGGACCATGTCATGTTCACTATCCACATGGGCTGCCATGGCTTCAGAGACCCTTTCGAGTGTAACATCTGTGGCTACCACAGCCAGGACCGGTACGAATTCTCTTCCCACATTGTCCGGGGGGAGCACAAGGTCGGCTAG